One genomic window of [Clostridium] scindens ATCC 35704 includes the following:
- a CDS encoding aspartate aminotransferase family protein, which produces MNKYIEETNSGLVHTYNRFPLVLDRGEGVYLYDEKGGKYLDFAGGIAVSGLGYGCQELNDALKSQIDKMIHSSNLYYNTTCGHAAEELKRISGMDRVFFTNSGTEAIEGALKAARKYAYKKQTGRYEFIAMENSFHGRSMGALSVTGSDAYREPFEPLVPGVSFAEFNNLDSVKALVTSQTCAIILEPLQGEGGINVATEEFMAGIRKLCDDEGILMICDEIQCGMGRTGAMFAYQSYGTKPDIIAMAKAIGSGMPVGAFAMTEEVAEFSLEPGDHGTTYGGNPLACMAVSKTIEIFEKKNMISHVQEIGAYLAEQLERLVQEKDCVIARKGKGLIQGIEISKPVGEVTNAALKEGLLVISARGNVIRLVPPLVIEKQHVDEMIDKLSKVL; this is translated from the coding sequence ATGAATAAATATATAGAAGAAACAAACAGTGGACTTGTGCACACTTATAATCGCTTTCCGCTGGTGCTGGACCGGGGGGAGGGAGTCTATCTTTACGATGAAAAAGGCGGCAAATATCTGGACTTTGCAGGAGGCATAGCTGTATCCGGCCTGGGATATGGCTGCCAGGAATTAAATGATGCCCTGAAAAGCCAGATAGACAAGATGATTCACAGTTCCAACCTATACTATAATACGACCTGCGGACATGCGGCAGAAGAACTGAAGCGTATCAGCGGGATGGACAGGGTATTCTTTACCAACAGCGGGACAGAGGCCATTGAAGGCGCGCTGAAGGCAGCCAGGAAATACGCGTATAAAAAGCAGACCGGGCGGTATGAATTCATTGCAATGGAGAATTCATTTCATGGCAGGAGCATGGGCGCATTGTCGGTGACGGGAAGCGATGCTTACCGGGAACCCTTCGAGCCATTGGTTCCGGGCGTGTCGTTTGCAGAATTCAATAACCTTGACAGCGTCAAGGCTCTGGTGACCAGTCAGACTTGCGCGATTATCTTAGAGCCTCTCCAGGGAGAAGGTGGAATTAATGTTGCCACAGAAGAATTCATGGCCGGAATCCGAAAACTTTGCGACGATGAAGGCATACTGATGATCTGCGACGAGATTCAGTGCGGCATGGGACGGACCGGCGCTATGTTTGCCTACCAGTCTTATGGGACTAAGCCGGATATTATCGCTATGGCCAAGGCTATCGGAAGCGGCATGCCGGTAGGGGCATTTGCCATGACGGAAGAGGTGGCGGAGTTTTCTCTGGAGCCTGGGGATCATGGAACGACCTATGGGGGAAATCCGCTGGCCTGCATGGCAGTAAGCAAGACGATAGAAATCTTTGAGAAGAAAAATATGATCTCCCATGTGCAGGAAATTGGCGCCTATCTGGCAGAACAGCTGGAGAGGCTGGTGCAGGAAAAAGACTGCGTGATCGCGAGAAAAGGAAAAGGCCTGATTCAGGGAATCGAGATATCAAAGCCCGTAGGAGAAGTAACAAACGCCGCGCTTAAGGAAGGGCTTCTGGTTATCAGCGCCAGGGGAAACGTGATCCGTCTGGTTCCGCCTCTTGTGATAGAGAAGCAGCATGTGGATGAAATGATCGATAAATTGTCAAAAGTGCTATAG
- a CDS encoding DMT family transporter — protein MIGFFIALLSGALMSVQGVFNTQVTKTTGMWVSNAWVQLSAFALCLVAWLIAGRDSVTTLAKVEPKYVLLGGVIGAGITWTVIKSMEQLGPAKAALLIVISQLIVAYVIELLGLFGVDKEPLEWRKIIGMVIALIGVAIFQWK, from the coding sequence ATGATTGGTTTTTTTATTGCGCTTTTATCCGGGGCGCTGATGAGCGTCCAGGGAGTATTTAATACACAGGTTACAAAGACGACAGGCATGTGGGTGAGCAATGCATGGGTGCAGTTGAGCGCATTTGCGCTGTGCCTGGTGGCATGGCTGATCGCGGGGAGGGATAGTGTTACTACCCTGGCAAAAGTAGAGCCGAAATACGTCCTTTTAGGAGGCGTCATTGGGGCAGGCATTACCTGGACCGTAATTAAGAGCATGGAGCAGCTGGGGCCTGCCAAAGCGGCACTTCTCATCGTCATTTCACAGTTGATCGTCGCCTATGTGATAGAGCTTCTTGGCCTGTTCGGCGTGGATAAGGAGCCTTTGGAATGGCGCAAGATAATCGGCATGGTGATTGCACTGATTGGAGTTGCAATTTTCCAATGGAAATAG
- a CDS encoding helix-hairpin-helix domain-containing protein, whose protein sequence is MHRNRIKMICFTIGLMMAVLLAGCSGKQDARTVELSEAKEGSVAEEKEEETEDSAIEENEDIYVHVCGEVNQPGVYCLPAGSRLYEAIEAAGGLKEGAAAESLNQAQEAKDGQQIYVPSIEESLKEGVSGEGEPAEASDGKINLNTAAKEQLMTLTGIGETKAAAIIRYREENGGFQSIEELMEVEGIKEGVFNKIKDQIKI, encoded by the coding sequence ATGCATAGAAATAGAATAAAAATGATATGTTTTACTATCGGTTTAATGATGGCGGTCCTCTTGGCCGGATGTTCCGGGAAACAGGATGCCAGGACTGTGGAACTGTCGGAGGCAAAAGAAGGCAGCGTTGCCGAAGAAAAAGAAGAAGAGACAGAAGATAGCGCCATCGAGGAAAACGAAGATATCTATGTACATGTATGCGGGGAGGTAAATCAACCGGGCGTATACTGCCTCCCGGCAGGCAGCAGGCTGTATGAGGCGATTGAGGCGGCTGGAGGGCTTAAGGAAGGTGCGGCGGCAGAATCTCTGAACCAGGCACAGGAGGCCAAGGATGGGCAGCAGATTTACGTTCCTTCTATAGAAGAGTCGTTAAAGGAAGGAGTATCTGGAGAGGGAGAACCGGCTGAGGCATCCGATGGAAAGATTAATCTTAATACAGCAGCCAAAGAGCAGCTGATGACCTTAACTGGAATCGGAGAGACTAAAGCAGCGGCAATCATCCGCTACCGGGAAGAGAACGGAGGCTTTCAGAGCATAGAGGAATTAATGGAAGTAGAAGGAATCAAGGAAGGCGTATTTAACAAAATCAAAGACCAGATCAAGATTTAA
- a CDS encoding response regulator transcription factor yields MSRRVLVVDDEKLIVKGIRFSLEQDGMEVDCAYDGEEALKLAKENAYDMILLDIMLPKHDGFEVCQQIREFSDVPIVMLTARGDDMDKILGLEYGADDYITKPFNILEVKARIKAIMRRTSKRDKAQPNDKIIIKGDMKIDCESRRVFIGEKEINLTAKEFDLLELLAMNPNKVYSRENLLNIVWGYEYPGDARTVDVHIRRLREKIETNPSDPKYVYTKWGVGYYFRG; encoded by the coding sequence ATGAGTAGACGAGTATTGGTTGTGGATGATGAAAAACTAATCGTAAAAGGCATCCGTTTCAGCCTGGAGCAGGATGGAATGGAGGTTGACTGCGCTTATGATGGGGAAGAGGCGCTGAAACTGGCGAAAGAGAATGCATATGATATGATACTTCTGGATATTATGCTGCCAAAGCATGATGGCTTTGAAGTGTGCCAGCAGATCCGGGAATTTTCCGATGTTCCGATTGTAATGCTGACTGCCAGGGGAGATGACATGGATAAGATACTGGGCCTGGAGTATGGGGCGGATGATTACATAACAAAGCCGTTTAACATCCTGGAAGTCAAGGCGCGTATCAAGGCAATCATGCGACGTACCAGTAAGAGAGATAAAGCCCAGCCGAATGACAAGATTATTATCAAGGGAGATATGAAGATAGACTGTGAAAGCAGAAGGGTATTCATTGGCGAGAAGGAAATTAATCTGACGGCCAAAGAGTTCGACCTGCTGGAACTGCTGGCTATGAATCCGAATAAGGTATACAGCCGGGAGAATCTGCTGAATATCGTATGGGGCTATGAGTATCCGGGAGATGCAAGAACAGTGGACGTACATATCCGGAGGCTGCGGGAGAAGATAGAGACGAATCCGAGCGATCCGAAGTACGTTTATACAAAATGGGGAGTTGGTTATTATTTCAGGGGTTAG
- a CDS encoding sensor histidine kinase, translated as MKAVILNSYEKRAVDVRTAEIQNQCTILCNQLSNSSYLDGITSEVIKSELVQLSNIYNGRVMVIANDFRIAEDTYDMDKGKTIVSEDVIQCFQGKGTSNYDAKNKYIEVTSPILDGNTEDVTGVMLVSVSTDTIVDSLAVLDGKASIVGITIGVVILVLASLAGVVMVKPFQRITRSISAVTEGYDDNYLHENAYTETQLISDAFNKMLGRMRVLDDSRNEFVSNVSHELKTPLTSMKVLADSLLSQEDVPAELYKEFMGDLSEEIERENKIINDLLSLVKMDKTANTLNIKSENMNTLVEKILKRLRPIAATRNIEVVFESFRPVTAEVDEMKLSLAISNLVENAIKYNKDDGWIHVSLNADHKYCYIEVADSGIGIPEESAEHIFERFYRVDKSHSREIGGTGLGLAIARSAVLMHRGAIKVYSQLGEGTTFTIRIPLTYVS; from the coding sequence ATGAAGGCGGTGATTCTGAACAGTTATGAGAAAAGGGCAGTAGATGTACGGACTGCAGAGATACAGAATCAATGTACAATTCTATGTAACCAGCTGAGTAATTCCAGTTACTTGGACGGTATTACATCCGAAGTGATCAAAAGCGAGCTGGTTCAGCTGTCCAATATTTACAATGGACGAGTCATGGTCATCGCAAATGATTTCCGAATTGCTGAAGATACATATGATATGGATAAGGGAAAGACCATCGTGTCGGAAGATGTCATCCAGTGCTTTCAAGGAAAGGGCACCAGTAATTATGATGCAAAAAACAAGTATATTGAGGTGACGTCGCCAATCCTGGATGGAAATACGGAGGATGTCACCGGAGTCATGCTGGTCAGCGTTTCTACGGATACCATCGTGGACAGCCTTGCCGTCCTGGATGGAAAGGCGAGCATTGTTGGCATTACCATAGGAGTGGTAATCCTGGTGCTGGCATCTCTTGCGGGGGTTGTTATGGTGAAGCCCTTCCAGCGCATCACGCGTTCTATATCGGCTGTGACGGAAGGATACGATGACAATTATCTCCATGAAAATGCCTATACTGAGACACAGCTGATCTCAGACGCATTCAATAAGATGCTGGGTAGGATGAGGGTTCTGGATGATTCCAGGAATGAATTCGTCTCCAATGTGTCCCATGAACTGAAGACGCCTCTTACATCCATGAAGGTACTTGCAGATTCCCTTCTGTCGCAGGAAGATGTTCCGGCCGAATTGTATAAGGAATTCATGGGAGACTTATCCGAAGAGATCGAGAGGGAGAATAAGATCATCAATGACCTGCTGTCTCTGGTTAAGATGGACAAGACGGCAAATACGCTGAATATTAAGTCGGAGAATATGAATACCCTGGTAGAAAAGATCCTGAAGCGGCTGCGTCCAATCGCGGCAACCCGGAATATTGAAGTGGTATTTGAAAGTTTCAGGCCGGTCACTGCAGAAGTAGATGAGATGAAGCTGTCTCTTGCAATTTCCAATCTGGTGGAAAATGCCATCAAGTACAATAAAGATGATGGCTGGATCCACGTATCTTTGAATGCGGATCATAAGTATTGCTACATCGAGGTGGCGGATTCCGGAATCGGAATTCCGGAAGAATCGGCGGAACATATCTTCGAGAGATTTTACCGCGTGGACAAGTCTCATTCCAGGGAGATCGGCGGAACCGGGCTGGGACTGGCCATTGCAAGAAGCGCTGTTTTGATGCACAGAGGAGCCATCAAGGTGTACAGCCAGCTGGGGGAAGGAACTACATTTACCATACGTATCCCATTGACATATGTATCATAG
- a CDS encoding GerMN domain-containing protein encodes MKNKFWSSLCVTLCVLLLAGCGKGKEPDGSGTYLYYVNQKGTGLVKESYEFKGDSVEDEIKDVLKTMKKEPDSIDYKSVFPKEVRIKNWTLNDTKLDLHFNGSYKDMPLASEVLLRAAVVQTLVQIAGVDYIDFFIEDEPLTDRNGNLIGYMRAEDFIQNTGSSLHSYQQGELRLYFANDKGDKLVREDVSVRYNSNISIEKLIVEQLIKGPSSDKGKPAIPPETKVLGVSLKDSICYVNLDEGFLNNAYVLNPRLTVYSIVNSVIDGGNSSRVQISINGESDIKYMDSIDLSKPLSRDLDIVEESGK; translated from the coding sequence ATGAAAAACAAATTTTGGTCCAGCCTGTGCGTAACGCTGTGTGTCCTTCTTCTTGCCGGGTGCGGAAAGGGAAAGGAGCCGGATGGCTCCGGCACGTATCTGTACTATGTGAACCAGAAAGGCACGGGGCTGGTTAAGGAATCCTATGAGTTCAAAGGCGATTCTGTGGAGGATGAGATTAAAGATGTGCTGAAAACAATGAAAAAAGAGCCCGACTCCATAGATTATAAAAGCGTGTTCCCCAAAGAGGTACGCATCAAGAACTGGACGCTGAATGATACCAAGCTGGATCTTCATTTTAATGGGAGCTATAAGGATATGCCGCTGGCATCTGAAGTGCTGCTTCGAGCGGCGGTAGTCCAGACGCTGGTACAGATTGCCGGCGTCGACTATATAGACTTTTTCATAGAGGATGAGCCGCTTACGGACAGGAACGGAAACCTGATCGGATACATGCGGGCCGAAGATTTTATACAGAATACGGGCTCGTCTTTGCATTCCTATCAACAGGGGGAACTGCGCCTTTATTTTGCCAATGACAAGGGCGATAAACTGGTGAGGGAGGATGTAAGCGTCCGGTATAATAGTAATATCTCCATCGAGAAACTGATCGTGGAGCAGTTGATAAAGGGGCCCTCATCGGATAAGGGAAAGCCGGCGATTCCGCCGGAAACGAAAGTTCTGGGGGTTTCGTTAAAAGACAGCATCTGCTATGTGAACCTGGATGAAGGGTTTCTCAACAACGCCTATGTGCTAAATCCCAGGCTTACGGTGTATTCCATTGTCAATTCGGTGATAGACGGTGGCAATTCCAGCAGGGTACAGATATCCATCAATGGAGAATCCGATATCAAGTATATGGACAGCATTGATCTAAGCAAGCCTTTGTCCAGAGACCTGGATATTGTGGAGGAGAGTGGAAAATGA
- a CDS encoding DNA internalization-related competence protein ComEC/Rec2, with product MKNRPLLCTCLILLAGVILSVFAGGSALIRQLRPSPLEIHAKQGEVLAITGQAYKIEKKEKHQAVYLKNNSILQIQKDQKQSFQEPNFILYTDPEIQIHIGNAIRATGELSFFQNARNPGNFDQKLYYQRQAIHGLAWAKEVEVADDSVWKIRDWLAGFRSQWKKALIEALGEKDGNVLSAMMLGEKSEMDPDTKELYQASGIGHILAISGLHLSFIGIGAYRIFRRMTGSYTAGGIAGILLLVLYVMMIGFTVSAVRALVMFLFRVGADMTGRHYDPPTALAAAAAAVLLWRPLSLYDGGFWLSFGAVFAVIIVLPIFKGLPVQGFWASVSINLTILPAMLFYFFEFPSYSLLLNLFVIPLMSAMLFLGLLGSAAYAAGIPIAVFGLKICKAILWFYEKCCEIGMGIPRARMIAGKPRLWQIAAYYILLAAALVFLRRLRRKEKKKASGMETAGRIRIIPLLALAAGIFILTFRFGEAGRLSVTILDVGQGDGIFIQGPAGGTYLIDGGSSDIKKVGQYRIEPFLKSRGVGKLDYVLISHGDSDHINGVADLIERRRIGIEIGTLVLPMREVWDEALCSLADMAGRAGIQVAAIGPGQGIQEKDMSLSCIQPAKGDDILPGNEASMVLSLSSGKFDMLLTGDVEGDGEELLTERLTRKEQARTWEVLKVAHHGSGNSTSELFLQGVQPAFAIISAGEQNSYGHPHQETLSRLKERGTQIYSTQDKGAVMIEVKDGKMTIY from the coding sequence ATGAAAAACAGGCCGCTGTTATGTACATGCCTGATACTGCTGGCGGGGGTCATCTTAAGCGTTTTCGCGGGAGGCAGCGCGCTGATCCGCCAACTGCGGCCCTCCCCGCTGGAAATACACGCGAAGCAGGGAGAGGTGCTTGCCATTACGGGCCAGGCATATAAGATTGAGAAAAAAGAGAAGCATCAGGCAGTCTATCTAAAGAATAATTCTATTTTACAAATTCAAAAAGATCAGAAACAGTCGTTTCAAGAACCCAATTTTATTCTATATACAGATCCCGAAATACAGATACATATAGGCAATGCCATAAGGGCTACAGGAGAACTGTCCTTTTTCCAAAATGCCCGCAATCCGGGGAACTTTGACCAGAAACTCTATTATCAGAGACAGGCCATACATGGATTGGCCTGGGCCAAAGAGGTGGAAGTCGCGGACGACTCCGTCTGGAAGATCAGGGACTGGCTGGCCGGATTCCGCAGCCAGTGGAAGAAGGCCCTGATCGAGGCCTTGGGGGAGAAGGATGGCAATGTCCTAAGCGCAATGATGCTGGGAGAAAAGTCGGAGATGGATCCGGACACGAAGGAACTGTATCAGGCGAGCGGAATCGGGCATATCCTGGCCATCTCCGGGCTTCACCTGTCCTTTATCGGTATCGGAGCGTACCGAATCTTTAGAAGGATGACAGGCTCCTATACGGCAGGAGGCATTGCGGGCATTCTGCTTCTGGTCCTATATGTCATGATGATCGGGTTTACGGTATCCGCTGTCCGTGCCCTGGTCATGTTCTTATTCCGGGTGGGCGCGGATATGACGGGACGACATTATGACCCGCCTACAGCGCTTGCGGCAGCTGCTGCGGCTGTCCTTTTATGGAGGCCGCTTAGCCTGTATGACGGAGGCTTCTGGCTGTCCTTTGGCGCGGTATTTGCCGTGATCATCGTCCTCCCCATCTTCAAGGGGCTGCCGGTGCAAGGATTCTGGGCAAGCGTGAGCATCAACCTTACGATACTTCCTGCCATGTTATTCTATTTCTTTGAATTTCCGTCCTATTCCCTACTCCTGAACCTGTTCGTAATCCCCTTGATGTCTGCCATGCTGTTCCTGGGCTTGCTGGGAAGCGCGGCGTACGCGGCAGGCATTCCTATAGCCGTCTTTGGGCTTAAGATATGCAAGGCAATTCTCTGGTTTTATGAGAAATGCTGTGAGATTGGCATGGGCATACCCAGGGCGCGTATGATTGCAGGAAAGCCCCGGTTGTGGCAGATCGCGGCTTACTATATCTTGCTGGCGGCAGCCCTGGTATTCCTTAGGCGGTTGCGCCGGAAAGAAAAAAAGAAAGCCTCCGGAATGGAAACTGCGGGCAGGATAAGAATCATACCATTGCTTGCCCTTGCCGCCGGAATTTTCATACTGACATTCCGGTTCGGAGAAGCAGGAAGACTGTCGGTGACGATATTGGATGTGGGGCAGGGAGACGGGATATTCATCCAAGGCCCGGCTGGCGGGACCTATCTGATTGACGGAGGAAGCAGCGATATAAAGAAGGTAGGGCAATACCGGATAGAGCCATTCCTCAAATCCCGTGGAGTGGGGAAGTTGGATTATGTCCTGATATCCCACGGTGACAGCGACCATATAAACGGCGTGGCAGACCTCATTGAGCGCAGAAGGATCGGCATAGAGATAGGCACCCTGGTACTGCCGATGCGGGAGGTGTGGGATGAGGCTCTTTGCAGTCTTGCCGATATGGCGGGCCGGGCAGGGATACAAGTGGCGGCAATAGGACCGGGACAAGGCATCCAGGAGAAGGATATGTCCTTATCCTGCATACAGCCGGCAAAAGGAGATGATATTTTGCCAGGCAATGAGGCATCCATGGTTCTATCCCTCTCAAGCGGGAAGTTCGATATGCTGCTGACCGGGGACGTGGAAGGGGATGGGGAAGAACTGCTGACAGAACGCCTGACAAGAAAGGAGCAGGCCCGGACTTGGGAGGTGCTGAAAGTGGCACACCATGGATCCGGGAATTCTACGAGCGAACTCTTCCTTCAAGGTGTTCAACCGGCATTTGCTATCATATCCGCAGGGGAGCAGAACAGCTATGGGCATCCCCATCAGGAGACGCTTTCTCGTCTTAAGGAAAGGGGAACGCAGATTTATTCTACCCAGGACAAAGGCGCGGTTATGATAGAAGTCAAGGATGGGAAAATGACCATCTACTGA
- a CDS encoding alpha-hydroxy-acid oxidizing protein has protein sequence MTYEEVLSNAKTCMGEFCKACPVCNGKACSNKVPGPGSKGSGTVAIRNYDKWQELCINMDTICENKPLDLTSEIFGRTFKYPIFAAPIGAMKLHYGDKYDDLEYNDILVSSCADAGIAAFTGDGTNPAVMEGAARAIKQKDGNGIPTVKPWDINTLKEKLAMIKDAGSFAVAMDIDAAGLPFLKNLTPPAGSKTVEELREIVKEAEVPFIIKGIMTVKGALKAKEAGAAAIVVSNHGGRVLDQCPATAEVLAEIADAVGNDMKILVDGGIRSGVDIFKALALGADAVLIGRPFVTAVYGGGAEGVAAYTAKLAAELEDTMAMCGAHSLSEISRDMVR, from the coding sequence ATGACTTATGAAGAGGTATTAAGCAATGCCAAAACTTGTATGGGAGAATTCTGCAAGGCTTGTCCGGTATGCAATGGCAAGGCGTGCAGCAACAAAGTGCCGGGACCGGGCTCAAAAGGGAGCGGGACGGTGGCAATCCGCAACTATGACAAGTGGCAGGAACTGTGTATAAATATGGATACTATCTGTGAGAATAAACCGCTGGACCTGACATCTGAGATCTTTGGCAGAACATTCAAGTATCCAATCTTTGCGGCACCGATTGGCGCCATGAAGCTTCATTATGGAGACAAGTATGATGATCTGGAATATAATGATATCCTGGTATCGTCCTGTGCGGACGCGGGGATTGCAGCATTTACCGGAGACGGAACCAATCCGGCGGTAATGGAAGGCGCAGCCAGAGCAATCAAGCAGAAGGACGGAAACGGCATTCCGACCGTAAAGCCATGGGATATCAATACACTGAAAGAAAAACTTGCGATGATCAAGGATGCAGGATCTTTTGCAGTGGCTATGGATATTGACGCGGCAGGGCTTCCATTCCTCAAGAACCTGACACCTCCGGCAGGAAGCAAGACAGTGGAAGAACTTCGCGAGATCGTGAAGGAGGCAGAAGTGCCATTCATCATCAAGGGCATCATGACGGTAAAGGGCGCGCTGAAGGCAAAAGAAGCAGGAGCGGCAGCGATCGTCGTATCCAATCATGGCGGGCGCGTGCTCGACCAGTGCCCGGCTACGGCAGAGGTGCTGGCAGAGATTGCAGATGCAGTGGGAAATGATATGAAGATTCTGGTAGACGGCGGTATCCGTTCCGGCGTGGATATCTTTAAGGCATTGGCGCTTGGCGCAGATGCGGTGCTCATTGGACGTCCGTTCGTAACCGCGGTATATGGCGGAGGCGCCGAAGGGGTTGCTGCCTATACGGCAAAACTGGCGGCAGAACTGGAAGACACTATGGCAATGTGCGGCGCGCACAGCCTTTCTGAGATATCAAGAGATATGGTAAGGTAA